A stretch of the Synechocystis sp. PCC 7338 genome encodes the following:
- the dusB gene encoding tRNA dihydrouridine synthase DusB — translation MALNSLPNNPPNPTAWATPLQIGTLTLHSRVFQSPLSGVTDLVFRRLVRRYAPQAMLYTEMVSATEIHHLRTLPQVMEIDPQENPISIQLFDCRPDFMAAAAQKAVAQGAQSVDINMGCPVNKITKKGGGSSLLRQPDVAEAIVKTVVAAVDVPVTVKTRLGWDDQEINIVEFAQRLQDAGAQMLTLHGRTRAQGYNGQARWQWIAKVKQALSIPVIANGDIFSVEAAIACLEQTGADGVMCSRGSLGYPYLVGEIEHFFKTGEKRRAPTVAEKLTCAQEHLQMLWEYKGQRGLFQARKHLAWYCKDFPGAAQLREQLFQINSVQEGKDLLDQAISTGKLCL, via the coding sequence TTGGCCCTTAATTCTTTGCCTAATAATCCTCCTAACCCCACCGCCTGGGCAACACCATTACAGATTGGCACCCTCACCCTCCACAGCCGGGTCTTCCAATCCCCTTTATCGGGGGTGACGGACTTGGTGTTTCGGCGGTTAGTGCGCCGCTATGCCCCCCAGGCCATGCTCTATACGGAAATGGTCAGCGCCACGGAAATTCACCATCTCCGCACGTTGCCCCAGGTGATGGAAATTGATCCCCAGGAAAATCCCATCAGTATCCAACTGTTTGACTGTCGGCCGGACTTTATGGCGGCAGCGGCCCAAAAAGCGGTGGCCCAGGGAGCCCAATCGGTGGACATTAACATGGGTTGTCCGGTCAATAAAATCACTAAAAAAGGGGGCGGTTCTTCCTTACTGCGGCAACCGGATGTAGCCGAAGCCATTGTCAAAACTGTGGTGGCGGCGGTGGATGTACCTGTTACGGTCAAAACCCGCCTCGGTTGGGATGATCAGGAAATTAATATTGTCGAATTTGCCCAGAGATTGCAGGATGCGGGGGCACAAATGTTAACCCTCCATGGCCGCACCAGGGCCCAGGGCTATAACGGCCAGGCCCGGTGGCAATGGATTGCCAAAGTTAAACAAGCTCTATCAATCCCGGTCATTGCCAATGGGGACATTTTTTCGGTGGAAGCGGCGATCGCCTGTTTAGAACAAACTGGGGCAGACGGGGTAATGTGTTCCCGGGGAAGTTTGGGTTATCCCTATTTAGTGGGGGAAATTGAGCATTTTTTTAAAACTGGAGAGAAAAGAAGGGCTCCCACGGTGGCGGAAAAATTAACCTGTGCCCAGGAACATCTGCAAATGCTTTGGGAATATAAAGGTCAACGGGGTTTATTCCAAGCCCGTAAACATTTGGCGTGGTATTGCAAAGACTTTCCTGGGGCGGCACAGTTGCGGGAACAGCTTTTTCAGATCAATTCTGTGCAGGAGGGCAAAGATTTACTGGATCAAGCTATCAGCACAGGAAAATTGTGCCTGTAA